From a region of the Helianthus annuus cultivar XRQ/B chromosome 5, HanXRQr2.0-SUNRISE, whole genome shotgun sequence genome:
- the LOC110943586 gene encoding uncharacterized protein LOC110943586: protein MSGTSGQNPIIIQKEGNSLSQFQCPILKPTNYMVWAIRIKTILEANGFWETIEPAENATVDTKKDKSAIAYRFQAIPEDVVLQVASCKTAKEIWDNLKVRHVGVERVQKARMHTLLSEFELLQMKDDDTIDSFTAKINSIVTRATEAGTTLSQPTLVRKLLNAVPDKFTQIVASMEQYSDLETMTLEEAVGRLKTYEERLKLKKKESPVNNLEELLYAGHGQHVGNRGRGRCSSSRGRGRSNYQHRGEGHTSYESEGTDKPQSDDSKQETPTMRDKSKITCYRCEKLGHYAYECPTKKTEESETLLVEIEEDDDEPALLMCLDAEEK from the coding sequence ATGTCAGGAACATCCGGACAAAATCCGATAATAATACAGAAAGAAGGAAATTCTCtttcccagtttcagtgtccgattttgaaaccaacaaactataTGGTTTGGGCTATTCGTATCAAGACGATTCTTGAAGCGAATGGTTTCTGGGAAACGATTGAACCAGCAGAAAATGCAACGGTAGACACCAAGAAAGATAAGTCTGCAATTGCATATCGGTTTCAAGCAATACCAGAAGACgttgtattgcaagttgcaagTTGTAAAACTGCAAAAGAAATTTGGGATAATCTAAAGGTCAGACACGTTGGTGTTGAGCGGGTACAAAAGGCGCGTATGCACACGCTATTATCAGAATTTGAATTGTTGCAAATGAAGGATGACGACACTATTGATTCATTTACCGCAAAGATTAATAGTATCGTTACCCGGGCAACTGAAGCAGGAACGACATTGAGTCAACCGACTCTAGTACGCAAACTCCTAAATGCAGTGCCAGATAAGTTTACTCAGATTGTCGCCTCCATGGAACAATACTCCGATCTAGAAACTATGACACTAGAAGAAGCGGTCGGAAGATTAAAAACGTATGAAGAAAGGTTAAAGTTGAAGAAAAAGGAAAGCCCCGTGAACAATCTAGAAGAACTCTTGTATGCGGGTCATGGACAACATGTTGGAAATCGTGGACGAGGGAGATGCAGTTCATCACGAGGTCGAGGGAGAAGCAATTATCAACATAGGGGTGAAGGACACACCTCTTATGAGTCGGAAGGAACCGACAAACCACAAAGTGATGATAGCAAGCAAGAGACACCGACTATGAGAGATAAGTCGAAAATCACTTGCTATAGATGTGAGAAACTTGGGCACTATGCCTATGAATGCCCAACCAAGAAAACCGAAGAAAGTGAGACACTATTGGTCGAaatagaagaagatgatgatgaaccgGCACTTCTGATGTGCCTAGACGCTGAAGAGAAATAG